In a single window of the Flavivirga spongiicola genome:
- a CDS encoding alpha-N-acetylglucosaminidase — MKFRIVAMLLITTSMSSCNSDKKLSIKDEKVIHNLIEVYNLIERVIPGYSNQFVLESIPQENNKDTFEIASKNGKILLKGNNGVSIASALNWYLKYECNAHFSWTGDQLDLPKKLPIPKESFKKVIQPEYRVHFNYCTISYTAAWWDWERWEREIDFLALNGINMPLSVVGLEGVWYHALLKSGLTDEEARKFLVGPAFFAWQWMTNIQSHGGPLPKTWIDKHIALGKKIMNRQLELGMQPIQQGFSGYVPRIFKEKFPNAAIKQETTWLGFKGTMQLDPLDPLFKTFGKTFLETQKELFGAHGVYAADPFHEGEPPQEGEEYLNKVGKAIKDLLVDFDSEAKWAMQAWSIREGIATAVPKDRLLILDLNGERYKQDNFWGYDFVAGNLHNFGGRINMHGDMRLLASNQFKTALEKTGTAKGSGLFMEAVNQNPVYYDLAFEMPFHNSEVDINAWLKKSIARRYGTSSKSANEAWNILLEGPYKQGTNGVENSSIICARPAIDVKKSGPNYGFKIPYAPQELIKSLQLLLQDAKTLSKSDPYLFDIVDITRQVLTNLGQEIHKEAAQAFKDKNLYEFDKFSKQFLQLLKDTDQLLKTRSEFSFDKWVNDARSWGNTEEEKNLYEYNASMLVTHWGSDEDSHIFDYSWREWSGLIDGYYLPRWQKFYEMLRGHLENGTDYSEEGLPQVYERETLRANEFYDKLADWETRWIESVKTIDAKPIGNEIEAVEKTLKKYNSFFKEYYN; from the coding sequence ATGAAGTTTAGAATAGTAGCAATGTTGTTAATAACAACATCTATGAGTTCGTGTAATTCAGATAAAAAACTGTCAATTAAGGATGAAAAAGTTATTCATAATCTTATTGAAGTATACAATCTTATAGAAAGAGTTATTCCTGGTTATTCTAATCAGTTTGTTTTAGAGAGCATTCCTCAGGAAAATAATAAAGATACTTTTGAAATTGCATCAAAAAATGGAAAAATACTATTAAAAGGAAACAATGGTGTATCAATAGCATCGGCTTTAAATTGGTATTTAAAGTATGAATGTAATGCTCATTTTTCATGGACGGGCGATCAATTAGACTTACCTAAAAAACTACCAATCCCTAAAGAATCTTTTAAAAAAGTAATTCAGCCCGAGTACCGAGTTCATTTTAATTATTGTACAATAAGTTATACAGCTGCATGGTGGGATTGGGAACGCTGGGAACGGGAAATAGATTTTTTGGCATTAAATGGCATTAATATGCCACTTTCTGTGGTTGGTTTAGAAGGTGTATGGTATCATGCGCTTTTAAAATCGGGATTAACAGATGAAGAAGCCCGTAAGTTTTTAGTAGGCCCGGCTTTTTTTGCGTGGCAATGGATGACTAATATACAAAGTCATGGAGGACCTTTACCTAAAACCTGGATAGATAAGCACATTGCATTGGGCAAGAAAATTATGAATAGGCAGTTAGAATTAGGCATGCAGCCAATACAACAAGGTTTTTCAGGATATGTACCCAGAATCTTTAAAGAGAAGTTCCCTAATGCGGCAATAAAACAAGAAACCACATGGTTAGGCTTTAAAGGAACCATGCAACTAGACCCATTAGACCCTCTGTTTAAAACATTTGGAAAGACATTTCTAGAAACTCAAAAAGAACTTTTTGGAGCTCATGGTGTTTATGCTGCTGATCCGTTTCATGAAGGCGAGCCACCACAAGAAGGAGAAGAATATTTAAATAAAGTAGGAAAGGCTATTAAGGATCTTTTGGTTGATTTTGATTCAGAGGCTAAATGGGCGATGCAAGCATGGTCAATTAGAGAAGGTATTGCCACGGCGGTACCTAAAGATAGATTATTGATTTTAGACCTCAATGGGGAGCGTTATAAACAAGACAACTTTTGGGGCTATGATTTTGTTGCCGGAAACTTACATAATTTTGGAGGACGCATCAATATGCATGGCGATATGCGCTTATTAGCCTCCAATCAGTTTAAAACAGCGTTAGAAAAAACTGGTACAGCCAAAGGAAGTGGTCTTTTTATGGAAGCTGTAAATCAAAATCCAGTATACTATGATTTAGCTTTTGAAATGCCATTCCATAATAGTGAAGTAGATATAAATGCATGGTTAAAGAAAAGTATTGCACGTAGATATGGAACAAGTTCTAAAAGTGCTAACGAAGCATGGAATATACTATTGGAAGGCCCGTATAAGCAAGGTACTAATGGTGTAGAAAATAGTTCTATTATCTGTGCCAGACCTGCTATTGATGTTAAAAAGTCAGGACCAAATTATGGGTTTAAGATCCCTTATGCACCGCAAGAACTTATAAAATCACTTCAATTGTTATTACAAGATGCAAAAACTTTGAGCAAGTCTGACCCTTACCTTTTTGATATAGTAGATATAACAAGACAGGTATTGACAAATCTTGGTCAGGAGATACATAAAGAAGCTGCACAGGCCTTTAAGGATAAAAACCTTTATGAATTTGATAAATTTTCAAAACAATTTTTGCAATTATTAAAAGATACAGACCAATTGTTAAAGACAAGGTCTGAGTTCAGCTTCGATAAATGGGTAAATGATGCGCGATCATGGGGAAATACAGAAGAAGAAAAAAATCTTTATGAATATAATGCTTCGATGCTGGTTACCCATTGGGGGTCGGATGAAGACTCCCATATTTTCGATTATTCGTGGAGAGAATGGAGCGGACTTATTGATGGCTACTACCTCCCTAGATGGCAAAAATTTTATGAGATGTTAAGAGGGCATTTAGAGAATGGTACTGACTATAGCGAAGAAGGATTGCCACAAGTGTACGAAAGGGAAACACTAAGAGCAAATGAATTTTATGATAAACTGGCTGATTGGGAAACAAGGTGGATAGAAAGTGTAAAAACTATTGATGCAAAACCTATAGGAAATGAAATAGAAGCAGTGGAAAAAACTCTTAAAAAGTATAATTCCTTTTTCAAAGAATATTATAATTAA